A DNA window from Fusobacterium sp. FSA-380-WT-3A contains the following coding sequences:
- a CDS encoding DUF368 domain-containing protein, translated as MFFMNFLKGIGIGIANVIPGVSGGTMAVVFGIYDKLIECIANFLQASMKKKMEYVKFMFPLLLGCGVGILFFANVIGYLYENYPVYTKGAFVILVLPSIPIIIKGENIKDIKNILSFAFGLLFVVAFFMFTHNLEGNTFTKQEFFTIAYGLKLALCGALAGGAMIIPGISGSLLLLALGEHENVINYIGNIEIIPLLYFGVGVGIGILIFTKIINYFLQNYRSKTLFVILGIVIASLIELLINI; from the coding sequence ATGTTTTTTATGAATTTTTTGAAGGGGATAGGAATAGGTATAGCTAATGTAATTCCAGGAGTATCTGGTGGAACTATGGCAGTAGTTTTTGGAATATATGATAAATTGATAGAATGTATTGCTAATTTTTTACAAGCTTCTATGAAAAAGAAAATGGAATATGTAAAATTTATGTTTCCACTTTTATTAGGATGTGGAGTAGGGATACTTTTCTTTGCTAATGTAATAGGATATTTATATGAAAATTATCCTGTTTATACAAAAGGAGCTTTTGTAATATTAGTATTACCATCAATCCCAATTATAATAAAAGGTGAAAATATAAAAGATATAAAGAATATTTTATCTTTTGCTTTTGGATTATTATTTGTTGTAGCATTTTTTATGTTTACACATAATTTAGAAGGAAATACTTTTACTAAACAGGAGTTTTTTACCATTGCTTATGGATTAAAACTTGCTTTATGTGGAGCTTTGGCTGGTGGAGCAATGATAATTCCAGGAATATCAGGTTCATTGCTTCTTTTAGCTTTAGGAGAACATGAAAATGTTATAAATTATATTGGGAATATAGAAATAATACCACTTTTATATTTTGGAGTTGGAGTTGGAATAGGAATACTTATATTTACAAAAATAATAAATTATTTTTTACAAAATTACAGAAGTAAAACTCTATTTGTAATACTTGGAATTGTTATAGCCTCTTTAATAGAATTGTTAATAAATATTTAA
- the rpsT gene encoding 30S ribosomal protein S20, with protein sequence MANNKSAKKRVELNERNRVRNQAIKTRVKNVAKKVLAAIESKDKAVALEALSIAYKEFDKAVTKGVLKKNTVSRKKARLAAKVNAL encoded by the coding sequence ATGGCAAACAACAAATCAGCTAAAAAGAGAGTAGAATTAAACGAAAGAAACAGAGTTAGAAATCAAGCTATCAAGACTAGAGTTAAAAACGTAGCTAAAAAAGTATTAGCAGCTATCGAAAGTAAAGATAAAGCAGTTGCTTTAGAAGCTTTATCAATTGCTTACAAAGAGTTTGATAAAGCAGTTACTAAAGGTGTTTTAAAGAAAAATACTGTATCTAGAAAGAAAGCTAGATTAGCTGCAAAAGTTAACGCTTTATAA